The Syngnathus acus chromosome 12, fSynAcu1.2, whole genome shotgun sequence genome contains the following window.
aaaaattcataccTCGTGGATCCCGACCAGTCTGGAGATGAGCTCCATCATCATGAGCTTGACCTCAAAGCGCTCTTTGGAGTTTTCCAGCTGCTTCAGGAGCTTCTCTGAAAAATCTGCCCAAAGTTGCTCATTAGTGATGACAAGCCGGATGCAGAGCATTGATGAGCGAGCCTACCTTGAGGATCGTGAATGAGGTGAATGGCGGAAAAATTGAACACCTcagcttttttcttcttcttgtgtttCTGCACGTAAGAGTGTAGGGCAAAAAAAGGTATATGACAAGAATAACAGGAAATTACAGCTGCAGATCACAGGTGGATTACCTTGAGGACTTTCATTGCTTTTTccatcttcttcttgtttttggaaGTTTTCCTCCCTGTGTTGAATCTTATCACCAGGTCACGCGCCGATGGTCCCTCCGCCTGGAACATAAGAAAAAATGTAATAGTCAAGTAAAGTTGCAAACACAAGCGAGCtataaaagtcacattttatttcaaataggCTGGCACTGATGTTTATATGAAAATTTGGATCAATACAATCATTCATAGTACTTGCCTCTGATTCTGAATCACTGCCCTCGTTCTCTTCATCTGTCCCCAAGAAAAATTTGAGGCCGGCTACCAAAATCTGCCCGGCAACAAAGAAACGTGAAGCGTTGTTTTCCATAATTGAATAAGAATTAAAAATCAAGGTTGGGAAAACACACCTTTGTCACGGTGGAGAAGCACGCTGTGGTGATGACATTGACTGTTTTGGTGTCGTTCCTGCAAGCACATCAGCTTTAATGATGAAAATATCAAGATGCTTGCATAGAGCTAAAGATACTACCATCAAAGTcttgtttcatttcacaaaAAGGTCATTGAACCTGTCATCTGGTGTCAGgtcacttgtatctcaagACACAACTGTAGTTAACTTTTAATGACTaactcaaaaacaaaaacaaaccaaatgtTCCTCTTGTACAGCTCCACCATCACATCTAAGGATATTTTTGCTGCGATTGGGTTGCGGTCTCTCAGCATGGTGAACATGAAGTTCTGTAATGACTACAACATGCAAGAAAAATAGATTACATCAAGCACTTGAATTAAAACAGTGGTAAATGATACAAGAAGTGAGTCCGTTCTCTTACCGAGttcactttgttgtttttgtgcttgCCGTTGATATTTTTGATGTCAGCcacaatgtgtgtgtacaaCGTCTGTAAACAAAAGAGGCACATTTACAATTAATTGTCCTTTGTACGGCATACTTTTTGGTCTTTTCTCTGCAAACCTTCCGAAGTAGCTTGTCATGACATCGCAACAGCTCAAAGAAAAGCTCAAGCAGGCCCGTAGGGTCGATCAAGTCCTTGTTTCGCAAAAGAATCAATGCCTTGCAGAAGGTCTGAACACAGCGCCAAAGAAAagttttgattattattatagcaACAGGGCTACCCgctatttccccccccaaaaaaacaagagagtttcaaaaatgtcatactcACCATTCTTAAGTCTGGCTCCACAATTGTGTGATGACTCAATAACAACTCAGTCAGCTCTTGGGGAAAAGTAGACAAATACTCCGGATAACAGTGGCCCACCTGGTTGATGAGTCAAGAACCATTTTAAAAGACAactttcaagacaaaaaagtcCATTAGGTATGATGatcttgtgtgtcttggcatgtgaagagattgacaataaagcagactttgactttgatgttACCTGGGCAAGAAACATGACAAGTTCCGCCAGTTCCTTGTTAGATTTGTCTGGTTGCAGTTTAAATATCTGCACATTGGATTGGTAATGTCTGTACTGCTgcaaaaactacaaaaatcACATTGACAGTTTATGTTAACAATTTGGATGACAACATAAATGCATGCTAGATTTTAGCATCGGTAGCTTCTAAACACTCACCTCTGCTACATAAGACGGTGGGTCTCTTTTGATCAGATTCTGCAGTTGCGGCAGATTGTTGGGCAACTtattgttttgtcgtttagaCATGGTGAAGTTTTATTATCTATATTCACACATACACGGCGATTTTTGATGGTTTTCACAAGGCAAGCGTGGCGACTGAGCACGCCGCCATTACTGTGTTGTCATTTGCGTCGGTAATGACGACACTTCCTGTACAGAGACGCTGTGCAACGGAAGCTTGAAACGTTTCGTAAAATCTCTAatttttagaaaaatataGTATAAGtagacatgttttgtttttattttggagacGATCCCCGTGCGGACACTGATGCAAGAAAAAGGCATTGACGGAAAGTTCAAATAACAgaaacaatatttaaaaaacgtTCCTTTGGTCACCACACcacaatttattttccttaACATCACTGAGCACAATGCTTGTGTAACAATATATAAGTTTTAGTACGTTTGGGTGAGGACTAATCCTTTTAAAGATGATGCCCCGGAAGCGGTCAAGCTATTTGGCTAAGGCTGATTggctaaattcaatttcttctTCACCAATCATTTAACAGATATTTCTTCGCGCCATTTCTCCTGACCAATCAGGTCTGGCGTGTCTGTAGCGGGTTGCTATAAAAGCCACTCGCCGAAGTGCTCGAAAATATACTTTTCTTTCAAACTACGCACAATGGCAAGAACCAAGCAGACTGCTCGTAAATCCACCGGTGGTAAAGCCCCCAGGAAGCAGCTGGCGACCAAAGCTGCTCGTAAGAGTGCTCCTGCAACTGGTGGCGTCAAGAAGCCTCATCGCTACAGGCCTGGTACCGTAGCCCTCCGTGAGATTCGTCGTTACCAGAAGTCCACTGAACTGCTTATTCGCAAGCTGCCCTTCCAGCGTTTGGTTAGGGAGATCGCCCAGGATTTCAAAACCGATCTGCGCTTCCAGAGCTCCGCAGTGATGGCGCTGCAGGAGTCCAGCGAGGCGTACCTAGTAGGTTTGTTCGAGGACACCAATTTGTGTGCCATCCACGCTAAGAGGGTCACCATCATGCCCAAAGACATCCAACTGGCACGTCGCATCCGTGGAGAGAGAGCTTGAGCTTTCTATTTTGGTCACTGACACACCCTAACGGCTCTTTTAAGAGCCACAACCAAACCTAAAGTTCTCATTCCTGTTGCTTCATGATCTGTTGAAACTCAGAAGTGGAAAATGTGATATCAATCTTTTCAAAGAGCACAAATTGCTTAGTAAAATGCTAATCGGTTGAGAAATGATATATTTGATGAATAATACATCTTgccaaatttatttttcatttcagaaTATGTGAATACTGTAGTTGATGCTTGGACTGCAGGTTTACACTTTTAAAAGTTGCATAACACAGCTTTCATAAATTAATAACAAGGGTTAGAGGCAATTCTTAGGAAGTAAGACTAGTTTAATTATGGTTTATGTAGCACTTGATACACAAGGCCACGAAGTGCTTTTAGTTGGTTACAATAAAGAATGTATAAGTGTATATAAAAGCAATGTCGAAAAGCAAGTTCTCTTAAATTACTTGATGTGAAAGTGATCACCAGGAACAAAGGAATGGGGGAGCAATGTTTAACctgcatttaaaagcaaattaCAAACACCCACGCTACTATTGTGCTGTATAAGTAAAATAACTATTTATTCCTAATTTAATACCTAACTAAATAATTGCATTTAGTGAGGTTTATACGAATTCTGAGAAGTCTGTTTTATAGGTATTTCATGCATTAATATggatatacaaaataaaaaagacacgATTTGGATACTGACATCCAAACCATATAGTTACAAAATTATCTAGGGAATTGCTGTATTTTTCCCGAAAACAACGTTTTGGAAAGGGCAACAGACAAAGGCAGGGCAGCTTTACAAAGGTCTTTGCTGATTGGACAACCGGTTTTCCGCTTCAACTAGCCAATCAGTGAGTAGCATGACTGTATATAAGCAAACTGCTCCGCTGAATGTTCAGATTCTCTCTACCCAGTAAACTTGGAATCCTTCCTACCTGCTAAAACTATGTCTGGACGTGGTAAAACCGGCGGTAAGGCCAGAGCAAAGGCTAAGACTCGCTCTTCTCGGGCAGGGTTGCAGTTTCCAGTCGGACGTGTGCACAGGCTGCTGCGTAAAGGAAACTATGCCCAGCGTGTCGGTGCCGGCGCACCCGTCTATCTGGCGGCTGTGCTCGAGTACCTGACCGCTGAGATTCTCGAGTTGGCCGGCAACGCTGCTCGCGACAACAAGAAGACCAGGATCATCCCCCGCCATCTGCAGCTGGCTGTCCGCAATGACGAAGAGCTGAACAAACTCTTGGGCGGGGTGACCATCGCCCAGGGCGGCGTCTTGCCTAACATCCAGGCAGTTTTGTTGCCCAAGAAAACCGAGAAGGCAGCTAAAGCCAAGTAAAGACTGACGGTAACTTCAATGCCCAAAAAGGCTCTTTTAAGAGCCACACACTTAATCAGTGAAGAGTACATTCTTTGAAAAATCTATCAAGTCATAATATGAAAGGTTTGGGGATAGCGAAATTGGGTTAAGTCTTCAATATTTGCTAGTCAAAATTCTTATCAGTCCTGGTCCAcataatttaaatatatagCTTATCAAGGTTTATACAGAAAGTCACACTTCAGCTTTTACTAAAAattaagtaataataataattgtgttCAAGTATGTAACACTTGGTATCAGGGTAACTGGAACACGTGAAACGCCTATCGATACTGAAACGTCTAATAAACCCTGTGAAACTGCTTTAAATGAAAGCTTTATTTTGAATCCACACTATCGTGCAGTATCACGGTCCATAACACTATTTACTGTTTATCAATAGTTACAAAAAATTGTTTAAGCGAGGCATGAGGGGGAAGGTAGCTAACCGAAGCGCGCTGAATCGGGTTAACTGTCCTCAGTCAGGTCCGCAGATTTGCTTTATAACAGCAGAACCAAACGCATGACTGGTGCATTCTCTTCAGTCAATCTAGAGCGATCATGTCAGGCAGAGGCAAAGGCGGTAAAGGGCTCGGTAAAGGCGGCGCTAAGCGTCATCGCAAGGTCCTCCGAGACAACATTCAGGGCATAACTAAGCCCGCCATCCGTCGTCTGGCCCGCCGTGGCGGTGTCAAGCGTATCTCCGGTCTCATCTACGAAGAGACCCGTGGTGTGCTCAAAGTGTTTCTGGAGAACGTCATCCGCGATGCCGTCACCTACACTGAGCACGCCAAAAGGAAGACCGTCACTGCCATGGACGTTGTGTATGCCCTGAAGAGACAGGGACGCACACTCTACGGCTTCGGCGGATAAACTCCTATCCGGCACTCCAACCAAAGGTCCTTTTAAGGGCCGCACACTTTCACTCTTAGAGTTTAATTTCCTGCATTGTTCGTTAGGCGTGTAGATTTGCTGCCTTTGTTGGACTGTctgtatgtttttgtaaagTGGGATGTGGCGACGAAAGCCGTCGGAAAACACTACATAAATAAATTGCTAATATTTTAGGACATGGTTCTCAACACTAAAGAACTTTGCACACTCCTGAACAGTAGGTGGCGATATGCACAAAACGTGCACTCGCGGGGACGTTCATGAAGCTACCTCAAGTGCTTTAGTAAATTCATCCGGAGTTAGTACTGAACATCACTGAAACATGACGTCCATCACTACTTTGTTGGACTAAAAAGAATCCTTCGGTAAATTATCGTTAAATCATTTCGGTGTACTTAGGAAGCTTCGCAGCGTAGCGTAGCCTAGTTTAGTATAGCTTAGCTTAGTGTAGTTTAGCTTAGTTTAGCTTGCTGGCTGCTGACAGAGACGCGTTTGTCAGCAAGCCATCACAAAGCAGAGATCAAGTGACGACCGTAAAGTGTTGTGATTGTCGTGTGAAAATGTGTACGAGTGGGACAGCAGAGTTTGAGGAGGAAGTTTGTGGAACAAAACAGGAGAACGAGCACCAACGTCAAGCACTGGAAGCAATCTCCAGGAAGCCTCCAATTGGGTTACACACCTCAGGTTTGTTCACTTCATTATTGACCACTGCGTTTTGCATATACTCAAAAGTGCATTATGGTTCAGACAAAACCATAGACAGTAAACTGTTTATACTGCGGTTGATGGTTTAGTGTGTTGTCAGGATATCACTAATTGTTTTTGAATGAGTACAGCCTGCTCTTCGAAAAAGCATTCTagtttttttaagtgttgAACTATTTCTATACTTAGAGTTgatgtgacaatgacagtgTTGATTGACGACAACGAGGCTACTTACACAACTCAAGCTAGCTAACAACCGACGTCGACTGGCTAGTCCGTTTTATGCATTGGAGAAATTGCTGTGTTAGAAGCCaacaaatatttcagttgatgtACATCACATTGCACCAAACCACTCTGTTGGGCTCTTGTCTCCTCAATGGGATCTTGCTGCATGAACATCAAGGaggttacaaataaaaaatcaagaaAGGTTTGGCTGATGTGCCTTTGTCTTCGTGTCTTGCAGACATCAGTAGCAATCTTAGTCTTTCTTCACCAAATGTTCGACCTGAGTCCTCTAACATTAAGGAAGTGAAGGATAAAGAGACCCCCAAAATTAAAGAGGAGCAGGAAGAGTTCCTGCATATTAAAGAGGAAGTGGAGCATGAAGAACCCCCCCGAATCaaagagaaggaggaagacttcTTGCTCATTAAAGAAGAAGAGCAGGAGGATATCATAAAGGTCCGATTGGCTGGTGTCCCTTGGAAGACTGAAGATGAAAGTGGAAGTGCAAGCAGCAGCTCAAGTCAACACATGACAGCTgaaggtgatggagaccaCTGTGGAAGTTCACCTGCAGACGAACTCTTAGCTCCACTATCGGACAGTGACGATGCAATGTCACACGTGCgtgatgatgacaatgacaGTGATGAACAGTCTGAAGGCGACGTGCAACGTCACACTAACAAACACTATAAGAATAACTTTGTTTATGAGTGCCATGTGAAAAGTCACACTGGGGAGAAGGCTTTTgtctgctcagtttgtggtcaaACATTCTCCCGTAAACACTCTCTGACAACACACTCAAGAAAacacactggagagaaaccttttgtgtgctcagtttgtggtcagACTTTTTCTCGTCGACATGTTTTGACAGTGCAcaaaagaacacacactggcgagaaaccctTTGCCTGTTCAGTGTGTGGTCAAACATTCTCTGTCAATGGGAGCTTAAGAAGACACATGAGAACACATACTGGGGAGAATCCTTTTCCCTGTTCAGTTTGTGGTCAAAGATTCcctgaaaaggaaaaattaAGTATGCACACAAGTACTCACACTGGTGAAAATTGTTTAACCTGCTCAGATTGTGGCGAAAGATTCACTCAGAGGGGAGCCTTAACATGTCACataagaacccacactggggAGAAACCTTTTGCCTGTTCAGTTTGTGGCAAACAATTCTCTCATAAGAGAAACCTAAAAAGCCACttgagaacacacactggagaTAAACCGTTTGCCTGCTCAATTTGTGGTCAAACATTCTCTCGTAAACAAGCGCTGACAACACATTCGAGAAGGcacactggagagaaaccCTTTGCCTGCTCAATTTGTGATCAAAGATTTTCTCGTAGACATGTATTGATAGCTCACAAAAGAACACACAGTGGAGAGAAACCCTTTTCCTGTTCAGTTTGTGGTCAAAGATTCTCTAAAAAGGGATCCATTAAAAGTCACatgagaacacacactggtgagaaaccttttgcctgtttagtttgtggccaaagattctctctaAAGGGAAACTTAACAAGTCACACAAGAAcgcacactggtgagaaacctttttcctgctcagtttgtggtcaaagattctctcagaagGGGACCTTAACCTGTCATTCTaaaacacacactggagaAAAACCTTTTGTCTGCTCGGACTGTGGCCAAAGTTTCCATCAGAAGGGAAACTTTAAGAGACACAAATGTGCTAGTGACAAAAGtgataaataaaattcagcaAAAAGGGGTATATTTGTCAGGTTGTTGaattcatagattgttgtggTTTTGTGAGACATTTTGCACATCATCCGAGCAAACTTCCTCAGTTCAAGTACATACAAAGACTTGGCAGGACAGCTCAAACCTTGGGTGTATAGCTTTCTGGTGTAGCCTCTCTGCGCGTGGAACATCTTTCACATCTTCCTTGAACAGTTACTCTACcttcttgtattttattttatatctaTATTCTTGTATTCCAAgtacctttaaaaaaatctcttgTGCATGTGTTGTGAATTAGCACTTTACAAGCTTAACTCATTTTACTTGCACTGAATGTATAACATGTAAAcgttatcaaataaatgcaaataagGGGCGACACTACTTGCGTGCTAGTGCATTATAGTACTTTAGCCTCGTAacgcaagatttttttttttttttaaatttggacgTATGACGTCATCTGTGTGATAACGGATTTTCATTGCGAGGACCGTGGCGCTACGTGGGGGGAATCAGCCGCCCAAGCATAATATAGGTTCATTAATATTAAACATTCATCACTAATATTAAACATTACATCAGATTGCAGTGTTTATTAAAACATACTATAAAGTTGCAGTTTTACAATTTCACACAATTATCTTAAAGGTAGAAAAGCACCATGCAAGTGAAATTAATTTTACCAAGTGTCTCCGCTTTGCACAACTTCCACCTCTTCTCTTGAAAAGCAACTACTTATAATACATATTGTAAAAGGCAGATGGCGAcatgtctgattttttttttggacatatTGTATTTCTTATGTGGTAGGGTGCGCTAGCCATTAGGTTGTCATGTAAGAAAACAGAAGTTAACTCTTATGGTTTAGAAAGTATGGTGGCTCTTAAAAGAGCCGTTGTGGTTATAGGATGGAAGCTTAAGCTCTCTCGCCGCGGATACGACGCGCCAGTTGGATGTCTTTTGGCATGATGGTGACTCGCTTGGCGTGGATAGCGCAAAGGTTGGTGTCCTCGAACAGGCCAACCAAATAAGCCTCGCTAGCCTCTTGCAGAGCCATCACTGCGGAGCTCTGGAAGCGCAGATCGGTTTTGAAGTCCTGGGCGATCTCCCTGACAAGACGCTGGAAAGGCAGCTTACGAATGAGCAGCTCGGTGGACTTCTGGTAACGACGGATCTCTCGAAGTGCCACGGTACCGGGCCTATAACGATGAGGTTTTTTGACGCCACCGGTGGCCGGGGCACTCTTGCGAGCAGCCTTGGTCGCCAGCTGCTTCCTGGGGGCTTTGCCTCCGGTGGATTTACGTGCTGTCTGCTTAGTCCTAGCCATTTGGACCGCTTCTTAATCAAAAGATACAATGGAGGGGCTCGCAAGTTGCTTTTAAACGCTTGGGTCGGCTGCGCACGAGTGACGCGCAATCAGCCTGATGCAGCGTGATTGGTACGCGGCTCCGGCTGGAGGTCAGCCCCGCCTGGAAGGTAGACCTCCCACCACAAGGCTCGTTGCCAATTGGAGGTGGTAAAGTTCAAACCGGCCGCCAAAATGCAAAGCTCCTCGCGCGCTGAAAACCTCTTCACTGGTTGGTCTAAGTCAGGCGCCCCGCGCATTCTGCAGCTATTAAAGCCGGACTTGTTCACTGTTGGAACACATTCTTTCTGAGTTATCATACAAGAAAGTCCTGACAAAATGAGCGGAAGAGGCAAAACCGGTGGCAAGGCTAGAGCAAAGGCCAAGACTCGTTCTTCCCGTGCAGGATTGCAGTTCCCAGTCGGTCGTGTCCACAGGCTGCTGCGCAAAGGTAATTATGCCCAGCGTGTTGGTGCCGGCGCACCCGTCTACCTGGCTGCTGTTCTCGAGTATCTGACCGCTGAGATTCTCGAGTTGGCCGGCAACGCTGCCCGCGACAACAAGAAGACCAGGATCATCCCCCGCCACCTGCAGCTGGCCGTCCGCAATGACGAGGAGCTGAACAAACTCTTGGGCGGAGTGACCATCGCCCAGGGCGGCGTCTTGCCTAATATCCAGGCAGTTTTGTTGCCCAAGAAAACCGAGAAGGCAGCTAAAGCCAAGTAAAGACTGACTAACTTCAATGCCCAAAAAGGCTCTTTTAAGAGCCACACACTTAATCAGTGAAGAGTACATTCTTTGAAAAATCTATCAAGTCATAATATGAAAGGTTTGGGTATAGCGAAATTGGGTTAAGACTTCAATATTTGCTAGTCAAAATTCTTATCAGTCCTGGTCCACataatttaaaattattatagCTTATCAAGGTTTATACAGAAAGTCACACTTCAGCTTTTACTAAAAATtaagtataataataatgcctAACATTCAGGCCGTTCTGCTGCCAAAAAAGACTGAGAAGGCAGCCAAGTTTAAGTAAACCTGATTCTGAAACCGCAGACAACCAAACTGCTTTTAAGAGCCACACACTATTTCCAAGAGAGCTTTGCACCCATGAATTGCTCAGATTGATCATGAAAcaaaggcactgtatataccGTAAATAagattctttcacttttattcttGTGGTCCCTTTTTATAATTCTTagtttttgtaatgtttatttttggggatttttttttttttttcttattgcaCTGGAAAGGGGGAAGCTCTCCAATTTCGTTGTACAATTgcattgtaaaatgacaagaaaGGGCATTCTATCCTATAGTTGATGTAATTGAAATTTCATTGGGTTGATGATTCTTTAAGGGTACTCTGAAATATTTGAGGATGCAAACAGACATTTTTACATCAGGCCGGATGAAATGTATAATTAAGAgatgtattttcaaataaactcCTAGACCTTTTGGATGAAATATGTAAGttaaaaaacaggaaaagcCTAAATGAACCACATGTATTTCAAGTAAATAAGCTGATTCAAAAcaagtctcttttttttctgttgggcagttgtacaaaaaaaatgaatgtctcTCTTTAAAAGGAGATTTGGTGGCTCTGAAAAGAGCCTTTGGTTGCTAGAAGTGTTAAATTCACTTCTTCTTGGCTGCTACCTTCTTGACTGTCTTGGGCTTTGCCACTTTCTTGGCAGGGCTCTTCTTGGCAGCTGGGGTTTTCTTAGCAGCAGGGGCTTTCTTCGCAGGAGCTTTCTTGGCCGCTGGAGCTTTCTTGGGGCTCTTGGTGGGCTTCTTGGCTGATTTCTTGGGTGTTGAGGCCTTTGCAGGTTTCTTGCTAGCTTTCTTGACAGCAGCCTTCTTAGCAGCAGGCGCTTTAGGCTTCTTGCTTGGCGTTGCCTTCTTGGCAGCAGGTTTCTTCGCTTTGGTAGGGGTCTTCTTGACTACCTTCTTAGCAGGTGCCTTTGCTTTTCCCTCAGCCTTCTTGTTCATCTTGAAGGAACCAGAAGCACCGGTCCCCTTTGTTTGAACGAGCGTTCCCTTGTTCACCAGACCGACAACGGCGAGTTTGATGCGGGATTTGTTCTTCTCCACGTCGTAGCCAGTGCCGGCCAGGGATTTCTTCAGGGAGGCCAGAGAGACTCCATTGCGTTCTTTGGACGCGGTCACGGCGTTGATGATGAGCTCGCTGACGCTGGGCCCGACCCGTTTTTTCGCTGGCTTTGAAGTCTTCTTTTTCGCCGCTTTCGCGGGGGAAGCTGGAGCTGGGGCTACTTCGGCCATTGTACTGACAATCGAACGTAAGGTTCAATGTAAGGATGGACTGATGCATTGCCGGGAGCAAGAGGCGGTACTTAAATGCACCATGAGAACCGTGGAGAGTCAATTGAGCAGTTTGCTCCACGGCGCGGTGACTACACCTCTCACTTGTGTTTTCTCCGCACACTTCAAAcggtgaaaaatgacaataaaatcaaCTTAATTTTcggaaaaaatattataagCAATAGCACACTTGTGCATCTCCAAAATGAAGTGGTTTAAAAGTCGTATACTTCCTGCATTTCTTTTGCAGAGCTTCCAGACTTTACTTCCACACCGGAGTGTGACGCTCTAGTCGGCACATTTCCTCAGTCGTATCTAAAATAAAACGAGTTAAAATAATTCACGACTTGACAAAACGTGTTTTAAATTGGAGCTCACATGTTCATCCAAGCACCTAAAGTCAAAACAAGAGCGCACCGATGATCATTTTGATACAAGATAACTATTTCTGATGgcagcaaacacacaccatCACTGTGATCACTGACTTCTGTCTATTGCAATCTAGAAGACTTCTTGTCTTTAAACTGCAAATATGTTTAATTTAAAGtcatcaaatgtatttgttggtCTTACTATGAAGAATTCAAACAGATGGGCGAAgtgagaacatgcaaatacaATACATTGTCGATAACCATCAAAGTACAGTACGTGTCTTACGTTTTTGACAATTTCACGTGCAAAATTATGTCTTAAGAAATGAAAGTCATCCAATTACTGCTGTATGATCACATGTTAGGGAAGAGcgaagaaatgacaaattgtgtgttttatgcTTTACTGACTGGATGGATATTAAGTTTAAtctccaaataaaatgatgctgTGGACAACAATTGACTGATATAATGCATGATACACTCTAAACTGATGATTTCTTGATTGATTTAAATTGTAAAGTGTTACGTTCATGTTTTTGGTGGCTGCAAGTGTTTGGTGTGGGGAATGAATGAAACACATTGTGTCTAAGCAGTATTTATTTCGACCAATTACGTATTTAAATTACACATTGTCGGTGTTTTGGAAATTTTGAGCTGGACAGCCTTCCCCGATACTTCTGTATCCACAAAATTTAAACATGAATTAAAATCAAGATGGGCCAACCGCCAGAATACTCTACCTGTCCTCTTTCAGGTCCGAAACAAGGCGACGAAAGCCTCTCAGGACATTCTTTTGTGTGAACTTGCGCGAACGGTCAGTGCGCAGTTTCAACCAATCAGAAAGCGGCGCTAGGACACTGCTGGTTGCAGACTCctcttggcggccatcttgccgGTCAAcatttcagtgccggtcaacgactcacacacgctttcttgttacatctgctgctatttgagcttgaaAATGCCGgaaacctgctgtgctgttggatgtagcaatagacgaggcgataaaccaaatcttagcttctatagatttccggcaaacatccaaaaacgcgataaatggatcgcggcgattcgtcgtgaacgatggaaacctacgatttacacaaggatatgcaatgagcacttcatatcaggtatgtaaacaaactattcccccctgatttgtttcacaaaatgtga
Protein-coding sequences here:
- the LOC119131027 gene encoding histone H3-like, with amino-acid sequence MARTKQTARKSTGGKAPRKQLATKAARKSAPATGGVKKPHRYRPGTVALREIRRYQKSTELLIRKLPFQRLVREIAQDFKTDLRFQSSAVMALQESSEAYLVGLFEDTNLCAIHAKRVTIMPKDIQLARRIRGERA
- the LOC119131028 gene encoding histone H3, with protein sequence MARTKQTARKSTGGKAPRKQLATKAARKSAPATGGVKKPHRYRPGTVALREIRRYQKSTELLIRKLPFQRLVREIAQDFKTDLRFQSSAVMALQEASEAYLVGLFEDTNLCAIHAKRVTIMPKDIQLARRIRGERA
- the LOC119131013 gene encoding gastrula zinc finger protein XlCGF57.1-like, which translates into the protein MCTSGTAEFEEEVCGTKQENEHQRQALEAISRKPPIGLHTSDISSNLSLSSPNVRPESSNIKEVKDKETPKIKEEQEEFLHIKEEVEHEEPPRIKEKEEDFLLIKEEEQEDIIKVRLAGVPWKTEDESGSASSSSSQHMTAEGDGDHCGSSPADELLAPLSDSDDAMSHVRDDDNDSDEQSEGDVQRHTNKHYKNNFVYECHVKSHTGEKAFVCSVCGQTFSRKHSLTTHSRKHTGEKPFVCSVCGQTFSRRHVLTVHKRTHTGEKPFACSVCGQTFSVNGSLRRHMRTHTGENPFPCSVCGQRFPEKEKLSMHTSTHTGENCLTCSDCGERFTQRGALTCHIRTHTGEKPFACSVCGKQFSHKRNLKSHLRTHTGDKPFACSICGQTFSRKQALTTHSRRHTGEKPFACSICDQRFSRRHVLIAHKRTHSGEKPFSCSVCGQRFSKKGSIKSHMRTHTGEKPFACLVCGQRFSLKGNLTSHTRTHTGEKPFSCSVCGQRFSQKGTLTCHSKTHTGEKPFVCSDCGQSFHQKGNFKRHKCASDKSDK
- the LOC119131031 gene encoding histone H2A, which gives rise to MSGRGKTGGKARAKAKTRSSRAGLQFPVGRVHRLLRKGNYAQRVGAGAPVYLAAVLEYLTAEILELAGNAARDNKKTRIIPRHLQLAVRNDEELNKLLGGVTIAQGGVLPNIQAVLLPKKTEKAAKAK
- the LOC119131035 gene encoding histone H4, which encodes MSGRGKGGKGLGKGGAKRHRKVLRDNIQGITKPAIRRLARRGGVKRISGLIYEETRGVLKVFLENVIRDAVTYTEHAKRKTVTAMDVVYALKRQGRTLYGFGG
- the LOC119131030 gene encoding histone H2A; translated protein: MSGRGKTGGKARAKAKTRSSRAGLQFPVGRVHRLLRKGNYAQRVGAGAPVYLAAVLEYLTAEILELAGNAARDNKKTRIIPRHLQLAVRNDEELNKLLGGVTIAQGGVLPNIQAVLLPKKTEKAAKAK
- the LOC119131026 gene encoding histone H1-like: MAEVAPAPASPAKAAKKKTSKPAKKRVGPSVSELIINAVTASKERNGVSLASLKKSLAGTGYDVEKNKSRIKLAVVGLVNKGTLVQTKGTGASGSFKMNKKAEGKAKAPAKKVVKKTPTKAKKPAAKKATPSKKPKAPAAKKAAVKKASKKPAKASTPKKSAKKPTKSPKKAPAAKKAPAKKAPAAKKTPAAKKSPAKKVAKPKTVKKVAAKKK